A single genomic interval of Amycolatopsis albispora harbors:
- a CDS encoding alpha/beta hydrolase family protein: protein MHEPITGTAAGVPFTALPPDDGGPAPLILTWHMLDAPRTDTAFAAALPMHGVPAWRVHLGMPMCGARMVDGRPDAVVALMREDPLMSFLYPFARQAFEEFPAALASIREQFPVGDGPIGVLGASLGGAVALRVLTETDTPIFAGALVNAAIRMRSVVDLFPGYSYDAESEKAVESLDFAKKADAIKAPLLVVSGEQDHPGLRADALELADVTGAELLSIPDLAHPLADEPGLEPAPQRPRTREVDAGLTEWFRRHLTG from the coding sequence ATGCACGAACCCATCACGGGCACCGCCGCCGGCGTGCCCTTCACCGCCCTGCCGCCGGACGACGGCGGCCCCGCGCCGCTCATCCTCACCTGGCACATGCTCGACGCACCACGCACGGACACCGCCTTCGCCGCCGCGTTGCCGATGCACGGGGTGCCCGCGTGGCGCGTGCACCTCGGCATGCCGATGTGCGGAGCCCGCATGGTCGACGGCCGCCCGGACGCCGTGGTGGCGTTGATGCGCGAAGACCCGCTGATGTCCTTTCTGTACCCGTTCGCACGCCAGGCGTTCGAGGAGTTCCCGGCCGCGCTCGCCTCGATCCGGGAGCAGTTCCCGGTCGGCGACGGCCCGATCGGCGTGCTCGGCGCGTCGCTGGGCGGCGCGGTCGCGCTGCGGGTCCTCACCGAGACCGACACCCCGATCTTCGCCGGGGCACTGGTGAACGCCGCCATCCGGATGCGGTCCGTGGTGGACCTGTTCCCCGGCTACTCGTACGACGCCGAGTCCGAGAAAGCCGTCGAAAGCTTGGACTTCGCCAAGAAGGCGGACGCGATCAAGGCACCGTTGCTGGTGGTCAGCGGGGAACAGGACCACCCGGGTCTGCGTGCCGACGCACTGGAACTCGCCGACGTGACGGGAGCCGAGCTTCTGTCCATTCCGGACCTGGCGCACCCGCTGGCCGACGAACCCGGCCTCGAACCGGCACCGCAACGGCCGCGAACCCGTGAGGTGGACGCCGGGCTGACCGAATGGTTCCGGCGCCACCTCACGGGCTAG
- a CDS encoding family 16 glycoside hydrolase, with product MRLFVALLALVLTIGVATPATAQSGIPPQEPGVTMRVFDVQVPLEEYCTLKPSQTPNIDKLMPVIDWTTTADFGIADRFVTEVTGYLNVGAPGRYDFRLTSDDGARLFLGETKVIDHGGRHGATPKDGSIDLTAGAHALRIDHFDADFDQRLKLEWKPPGATAFTLVPTSALSTDEGVTRVTSPGRKECEGVTESPGDGLPLTSVHPGYALTNLRPEGFEPQVTGMDWLPDNRLAISTWGGARESVRGEVYLLDGVTGATDPSKVKPKKIAEGLQEPMGIKYVDGTLYVSEKKGLTALVDTNGDEVTDEYRTIATWPFGGNYHEFAFGLLYQNGYFYVSTGIAMVPGGASLDPQPAANRGSTLKIDKATGKVSYVAGGLRTPNGLGWGPEGDIFVTDNQGAYLPTSKLVRIKQGRFFNHHTNPDGPFDDQPVTQPVLWLPHGEISNSPSNPLVLPDGPFAGQMVFGDVTYGGLQRAHLEKVGDDYQGAVFRMTQGLESGVSRISLGPDGAIYTGGIGSEGNWGQAGKLKYGLQKLSLSNADAFDMLAMRAIDGGFEIEYTQPLSEATAQDLAAKYNVSQWRYVATPQYGGPKVDEETLRVGSAALSADRKKVTLKIDGLKPGRVVHVHSPRPFAAESGQELWSTEAWYTLNTLPNGATAPPEYEAESAQLAGGTGFNTNHSGYSGAGFVDRNWEPGTSTTFAVNAARGGRHDLALRYANGLNPSPNPVTKSMSLYVNGRKEKQVWLASTGAWNQWATHVESVVLRTGANKISFVYEPTDSGHVNLDKLTVTPTQRITLFDGSSLDAWEATAGGPAKWPVANGSMESFGGDIRTREKFGDFRMHAEWYQPQYPPGQTGQARGNSGVYIQERYEIQVLDSFGIEPPKTNDAGAIYLKKAPDVNAATAPGTWQTYDIIFRAARYDSSGKKVADARVSLWWNGKLVHDDVAIDGPTGAGRPEDPSAGHIRLQDHGDPGENPRFRNVWIERM from the coding sequence ATGCGGCTGTTCGTCGCCCTGCTCGCCTTGGTCCTGACCATCGGGGTCGCCACCCCCGCCACCGCACAGTCCGGCATCCCGCCGCAAGAACCGGGCGTCACGATGCGGGTGTTCGACGTGCAGGTGCCCCTCGAGGAGTACTGCACGCTCAAGCCCAGCCAGACGCCCAACATCGACAAGCTGATGCCGGTCATCGACTGGACCACCACCGCGGACTTCGGCATCGCCGACCGGTTCGTCACCGAGGTCACCGGCTACCTCAACGTCGGCGCCCCCGGCCGCTACGACTTCCGCCTCACCAGCGACGACGGCGCCCGGCTGTTCCTCGGCGAAACCAAGGTCATCGACCACGGCGGCCGCCACGGCGCGACCCCGAAGGACGGCTCGATCGACCTGACCGCCGGCGCCCACGCGCTGCGCATCGACCACTTCGACGCGGACTTCGACCAGCGGCTCAAGCTGGAGTGGAAGCCGCCGGGCGCGACCGCGTTCACGCTCGTGCCGACCTCGGCGCTGAGCACCGACGAAGGCGTCACCCGCGTCACCTCCCCCGGCCGCAAGGAGTGCGAGGGCGTCACCGAATCACCGGGCGACGGCCTTCCATTGACCTCCGTGCACCCCGGCTACGCGCTGACGAACCTGCGTCCCGAGGGCTTCGAACCGCAGGTCACCGGCATGGACTGGCTGCCGGACAACCGGCTGGCGATCTCCACCTGGGGCGGCGCGCGGGAATCCGTGCGCGGTGAGGTGTACCTGCTCGACGGCGTCACCGGCGCGACCGATCCGTCGAAGGTCAAGCCCAAGAAGATCGCCGAGGGCCTCCAGGAGCCGATGGGCATCAAGTACGTCGACGGCACGCTGTACGTGTCGGAGAAGAAGGGCCTGACCGCGCTCGTCGACACCAACGGTGACGAGGTCACCGACGAGTACCGCACGATCGCGACCTGGCCGTTCGGCGGCAACTACCACGAGTTCGCCTTCGGCCTGCTCTACCAGAACGGCTACTTCTACGTCTCCACCGGCATCGCCATGGTGCCCGGCGGCGCGAGCCTCGACCCGCAGCCCGCGGCGAACCGCGGATCCACCCTCAAGATCGACAAGGCCACCGGCAAAGTGTCCTATGTGGCCGGTGGGCTGCGCACGCCCAACGGACTCGGCTGGGGCCCGGAAGGCGACATCTTCGTCACCGACAACCAGGGCGCGTACCTGCCGACCTCGAAGCTGGTGCGCATCAAGCAGGGCCGTTTCTTCAACCACCACACCAATCCCGACGGTCCGTTCGACGACCAGCCCGTCACGCAGCCGGTGCTTTGGCTGCCGCACGGGGAAATCTCGAACTCGCCGAGCAATCCGCTGGTGCTGCCGGACGGGCCGTTCGCCGGCCAGATGGTCTTCGGTGACGTCACCTACGGCGGGCTGCAGCGCGCCCACCTGGAGAAGGTCGGCGACGACTACCAGGGCGCGGTGTTCCGCATGACGCAGGGCCTCGAATCCGGCGTGAGCCGCATCAGCCTCGGTCCGGACGGCGCCATCTACACCGGCGGCATCGGGTCCGAGGGCAACTGGGGCCAGGCCGGGAAGCTCAAGTACGGCCTGCAGAAGCTGTCGCTGAGCAACGCCGACGCCTTCGACATGCTCGCCATGCGCGCGATCGACGGCGGGTTCGAGATCGAGTACACGCAGCCGCTGTCCGAAGCAACCGCGCAGGATCTGGCCGCGAAGTACAACGTTTCGCAGTGGCGGTACGTGGCGACGCCGCAGTACGGCGGTCCCAAGGTGGACGAGGAAACGCTGCGCGTCGGCTCGGCGGCGCTGTCGGCGGACCGCAAGAAGGTGACGCTGAAGATCGACGGCCTGAAGCCGGGCCGCGTGGTGCACGTGCACTCCCCGCGCCCGTTCGCCGCCGAATCCGGCCAGGAGCTGTGGAGCACCGAAGCCTGGTACACGCTCAACACGCTGCCCAACGGGGCGACCGCGCCGCCGGAGTACGAGGCGGAATCGGCGCAGCTGGCCGGTGGCACCGGGTTCAACACCAACCACAGCGGTTACTCGGGTGCCGGTTTTGTCGACCGCAACTGGGAACCGGGCACCAGCACCACCTTCGCGGTCAACGCGGCCAGGGGCGGCCGTCACGACCTCGCGCTGCGGTACGCCAACGGGCTGAACCCGAGCCCGAACCCGGTGACCAAGTCAATGAGCCTGTATGTCAACGGGCGCAAGGAAAAGCAGGTCTGGCTCGCCAGCACCGGGGCCTGGAACCAGTGGGCGACGCACGTGGAGTCGGTGGTGCTGCGCACCGGCGCGAACAAGATCTCCTTCGTCTACGAACCCACCGACAGCGGGCACGTCAACCTCGACAAGCTCACCGTGACCCCGACCCAGCGCATCACCCTGTTCGACGGGTCCTCTTTGGACGCTTGGGAGGCGACCGCGGGCGGTCCGGCGAAGTGGCCGGTGGCGAACGGCTCGATGGAGTCCTTCGGCGGCGACATCCGCACCAGGGAGAAGTTCGGCGACTTCCGCATGCACGCCGAGTGGTACCAGCCGCAGTACCCGCCCGGGCAGACCGGGCAGGCACGCGGCAACAGCGGGGTGTACATCCAGGAGCGCTACGAAATCCAGGTGCTGGACTCGTTCGGCATCGAGCCGCCGAAGACCAACGACGCCGGCGCGATCTACCTGAAGAAGGCACCGGACGTGAACGCCGCGACCGCGCCGGGCACCTGGCAGACCTACGACATCATCTTCCGCGCCGCCCGCTACGACAGCAGCGGCAAGAAGGTGGCCGACGCCAGGGTGAGCCTGTGGTGGAACGGGAAACTGGTGCACGACGACGTGGCGATCGACGGTCCCACCGGGGCGGGCAGGCCGGAGGACCCGTCGGCGGGCCACATCCGCCTGCAGGACCACGGTGATCCCGGCGAGAACCCGAGGTTCCGCAACGTGTGGATCGAGCGGATGTGA
- a CDS encoding MFS transporter produces MTHDLRAPSLRRARKAGLAAFVGTTIEWYDFYIYATAASLVFGTVFFPETGDRLTGVAAAFATYAVGFFARPLGGIVFGHVGDRVGRKAALVVTLTMMGAATFLVGCLPGYDQIGAWAPVLLVLLRFVQGLAVGGEWGGAVLMAVEHAPPEKKTFYGSFAQAGNPAGALLATGLFSLLSLGGTEFLNGWGWRIPFFASALLIVVGLIVRSTVEESPVFEEVAGDQPVGVPIRYALRTNWKPILLGICVLPVALGGYYLVTTFATAYATDPSVGVSESLVLNALSIAAFVELVLTFGTAWLGDRFGRVRVVVLGLAGVAVLAAPQFLVFATKDSLLIIVAFVAMRLAMTATYAPIAAVLSQMFRPQARYTSISLSYQLAGAIFGGLSPLVSTLLFQATGSIWPVIGLLVGMCALSAVCVLAAPQHTDEVTS; encoded by the coding sequence ATGACGCACGATCTCCGCGCCCCGTCGCTGCGGCGCGCCCGCAAGGCCGGGCTCGCCGCCTTCGTCGGCACCACCATCGAGTGGTACGACTTCTACATCTACGCCACGGCCGCGAGCCTGGTCTTCGGCACGGTGTTCTTTCCCGAGACCGGCGACCGGCTGACCGGGGTGGCCGCCGCGTTCGCCACCTACGCGGTCGGCTTCTTCGCCCGTCCGCTCGGCGGCATCGTGTTCGGCCACGTCGGCGACCGGGTGGGCCGCAAGGCCGCGCTGGTGGTGACGCTGACCATGATGGGCGCGGCCACTTTCCTGGTGGGCTGCCTGCCGGGGTACGACCAGATCGGCGCGTGGGCGCCGGTGTTGCTGGTGCTGCTGCGGTTCGTCCAGGGGCTCGCGGTGGGCGGCGAATGGGGCGGGGCGGTGCTGATGGCCGTCGAGCACGCGCCGCCGGAGAAGAAGACCTTCTACGGCAGCTTCGCGCAGGCCGGGAACCCGGCGGGCGCGCTGCTGGCCACCGGTTTGTTCAGCCTGCTCAGCCTGGGCGGCACGGAGTTCCTCAACGGCTGGGGCTGGCGGATCCCGTTCTTCGCCTCGGCGCTGCTCATCGTGGTCGGCCTGATCGTGCGGTCCACTGTGGAGGAATCGCCGGTGTTCGAGGAGGTCGCCGGTGACCAGCCCGTCGGCGTGCCGATCCGGTACGCTCTGCGCACCAACTGGAAGCCGATCCTGCTCGGCATCTGCGTGCTGCCGGTCGCGCTCGGCGGGTACTACCTGGTCACCACGTTCGCCACCGCCTACGCCACCGATCCCTCCGTCGGGGTCTCCGAATCGCTCGTGCTCAACGCGCTCAGCATCGCCGCCTTCGTCGAGCTGGTGCTCACCTTCGGCACGGCCTGGCTCGGCGACCGCTTCGGCCGGGTGCGGGTGGTCGTGCTCGGGCTCGCCGGGGTCGCGGTGCTGGCCGCGCCGCAGTTCCTGGTGTTCGCCACGAAGGACTCGCTGCTCATCATCGTCGCCTTCGTCGCGATGCGGCTGGCGATGACCGCCACCTACGCGCCGATCGCCGCCGTGCTGTCGCAGATGTTCCGCCCGCAGGCGCGCTACACCAGCATCTCGCTGTCCTACCAGCTGGCGGGCGCGATCTTCGGCGGGCTCTCCCCGCTGGTGTCGACCCTGCTGTTCCAGGCGACCGGCAGCATCTGGCCGGTCATCGGGCTGCTGGTCGGGATGTGCGCGCTCAGCGCGGTTTGTGTGCTGGCGGCGCCGCAGCACACCGACGAAGTCACTTCCTGA
- a CDS encoding amidohydrolase: MRMLHHLERSALDATATILLPDELVTVDDTTGGATAVLVFGTEIAAVGSPAGCRDAAAALGHPAPEERRLPGTLLPGFVDPHAHPLMYGQMMTWVDCGPGRASSIPEIVALLRAAAERTPDGRPVRGYGYEHRNLAEKRHPRKEELDAVATDREVYLMNASGHGGVVNSYTLARNGVTRDTPDPDGGVFFRDEHGELTGELSDAACNILTGVSGVKVGHHGPNFHLADEPEEHLRQLAVAQEKFLAAGVTAIGDAQVTRREFDMYLRLAEAGQLTTRVHLYLLSHLLDQALEMGLHGAFGNAHLSFAGIKFYADGTLGGWTAYFPDGYVGDPCRTGQLYHDPADYRALIGKAHAAGLQTATHAQSPDAIGMVLDAIEAAQRENPRADARHRIEHCGLPTPEQITRMAALGVHPVNQPQHYYNWGEGVTDAIGTPGERFNPLGEFQAAGVPVTLSSDAPVAEPNPLEAIQTAVTRVTQRGHRLGGDHLLIDVRSAVAAHTIAGARVLGRERELGSITPGKRADFVLLAANPLTTEPGRIADIPVLRTWVGGEVHHTTQEHVR, encoded by the coding sequence ATGCGCATGCTGCACCACCTCGAACGTTCCGCCCTCGACGCGACCGCGACGATCCTGCTCCCCGACGAGCTGGTCACCGTGGACGACACAACCGGGGGCGCCACGGCGGTGCTGGTGTTCGGCACGGAGATCGCCGCGGTCGGTTCGCCGGCCGGCTGCCGCGACGCCGCGGCCGCGCTCGGCCACCCCGCCCCGGAGGAGCGGCGCCTGCCCGGCACGCTGCTGCCCGGGTTCGTCGACCCGCACGCGCACCCGCTGATGTACGGCCAGATGATGACCTGGGTGGACTGCGGCCCCGGCCGGGCGTCGAGCATTCCCGAGATCGTCGCGCTGCTGCGCGCGGCCGCGGAACGCACGCCGGACGGCAGGCCGGTGCGCGGCTACGGCTACGAACACCGCAACCTCGCCGAGAAACGCCATCCCCGCAAGGAAGAACTCGACGCCGTCGCGACCGACCGCGAGGTCTACCTGATGAACGCCAGCGGGCACGGCGGGGTGGTCAACAGCTACACGCTCGCGCGCAACGGCGTCACCCGCGACACCCCGGACCCCGACGGCGGGGTGTTCTTCCGCGACGAGCACGGCGAACTCACCGGCGAACTGTCGGACGCGGCGTGCAACATCCTCACCGGCGTATCCGGCGTCAAGGTCGGGCACCACGGCCCGAACTTCCACCTCGCCGACGAGCCCGAGGAGCACCTGCGGCAGCTGGCCGTGGCGCAGGAGAAGTTCCTCGCCGCCGGGGTGACCGCGATCGGCGACGCGCAGGTGACGCGCCGCGAGTTCGACATGTACCTGCGGCTGGCTGAAGCCGGGCAGCTGACCACGCGCGTGCACCTGTACCTGCTGTCGCACCTGCTCGACCAGGCGCTGGAAATGGGGCTGCACGGCGCTTTCGGGAACGCGCACCTGTCCTTCGCCGGGATCAAGTTCTACGCCGACGGCACGCTCGGCGGCTGGACGGCCTACTTCCCGGACGGTTACGTCGGCGACCCGTGCCGCACCGGGCAGCTCTACCACGACCCGGCCGACTACCGCGCGCTCATCGGCAAGGCGCACGCCGCCGGGCTGCAGACCGCGACCCACGCCCAGTCCCCCGACGCGATCGGCATGGTGCTCGACGCCATCGAGGCCGCACAACGGGAAAACCCGCGCGCCGACGCCCGTCACCGCATCGAGCACTGCGGCCTGCCGACGCCGGAGCAGATCACCAGGATGGCCGCGCTCGGTGTGCACCCGGTCAACCAGCCGCAGCACTACTACAACTGGGGCGAGGGCGTGACCGACGCGATCGGCACCCCGGGCGAGCGCTTCAACCCGCTCGGCGAGTTCCAGGCGGCGGGCGTGCCGGTCACGCTGAGTTCGGACGCCCCGGTCGCCGAACCGAATCCGCTCGAAGCCATCCAGACCGCGGTGACCAGGGTGACCCAGCGTGGTCACCGCCTCGGCGGCGACCACCTGCTGATCGACGTTCGCTCGGCGGTCGCCGCGCACACCATCGCCGGTGCCCGTGTGCTCGGCCGTGAACGCGAACTCGGCTCCATCACCCCCGGCAAGCGCGCCGACTTCGTGTTGCTCGCCGCGAACCCGCTCACCACCGAACCCGGTCGCATCGCGGACATCCCCGTGCTGCGGACCTGGGTCGGCGGCGAGGTCCACCACACCACCCAGGAGCACGTCCGATGA
- a CDS encoding Lrp/AsnC family transcriptional regulator — MDFDDALVAALRADGRMSVADLAQRVGASRSAVSARLAQLKADGSLTVIAAVHPEFLGLTAYAHLAIRTSGRSRATAAAIAALPAAAFVSAVSGEYQVVAELRLPDPAELYRTVADIRGLPDVELVNTLVYVDVLKGLFMPGRPLPPGLRVDDRDLAIMRRLQADGRESFARTAQHVGLSPSATRTRVGYLVEHEVIRIAPVLSRARPDAGLVCGIGLNVRGAGDGVTAALAARDDVEFLARTIGRYDVVATVAARAARELDETLEQIGDREDVVSADAWVHLRIAKERYEWPLPSVDQLR; from the coding sequence ATGGACTTCGACGACGCGCTGGTCGCCGCGCTGCGGGCCGACGGGCGGATGAGCGTGGCCGACCTCGCCCAGCGCGTCGGTGCTTCACGATCCGCCGTCTCCGCCCGGCTCGCGCAGCTGAAGGCCGACGGCTCGCTCACCGTGATCGCCGCGGTCCACCCCGAATTCCTCGGCCTGACCGCCTACGCGCACCTGGCGATCCGCACCTCGGGCCGGTCGCGGGCCACCGCGGCGGCGATCGCGGCCCTGCCCGCGGCGGCCTTCGTCTCGGCGGTGAGCGGCGAGTACCAGGTGGTCGCCGAGCTGCGGCTGCCGGACCCCGCGGAGCTGTACCGCACGGTGGCCGACATCCGCGGCCTGCCGGACGTCGAGCTGGTCAACACGCTGGTCTACGTCGACGTGCTCAAGGGCCTGTTCATGCCCGGCCGCCCGCTGCCACCGGGGCTGCGGGTCGACGACCGCGACCTCGCCATCATGCGGCGGCTCCAGGCCGACGGCCGGGAGAGCTTCGCGCGGACCGCCCAGCACGTCGGCCTGTCGCCGTCGGCCACCCGCACGCGGGTCGGCTACCTGGTGGAGCACGAGGTCATCCGCATCGCGCCGGTGCTCAGCCGCGCGCGCCCGGACGCCGGGCTGGTGTGCGGGATCGGGCTCAACGTGCGCGGTGCCGGGGACGGCGTGACCGCGGCGCTCGCGGCCAGGGACGACGTCGAATTCCTCGCGCGCACCATCGGCCGGTACGACGTGGTCGCCACCGTCGCGGCCCGCGCCGCCCGCGAACTCGACGAGACCCTGGAACAGATCGGCGACCGGGAGGACGTGGTGAGCGCGGACGCCTGGGTGCACCTGCGCATCGCGAAGGAGCGCTACGAATGGCCCCTGCCGAGCGTGGACCAGCTCAGGTGA
- a CDS encoding GlxA family transcriptional regulator: MHRVVAVVRPVQSTFELGCAAEVFGTDRAGVPRYYEFEVCAETPGPVPTTAGYAMSVSRGLSALASADTVIIPGWAPVEAPLPDRLRRALLRAHARGARLVTICSGVFALARTGLLDGRSATTHWARAEQLRREFPRVRVEPDRLYVDHGDVATSAGAGAGIDLCLHLVRRDHGAAHAALVARHMVMPPHRDGGQVQYAPPAPPEDTLDGLLDWAAARLGEPLSVAELAAQLNVSPRTLARRFAEQLGTSPGAWLLSRRVAEARTLLEETNLPVETIAARVGLTSAVNLRRRFHALVGTTPGAYRRAFRLT; encoded by the coding sequence ATGCATCGTGTGGTGGCCGTGGTCCGGCCGGTGCAGTCGACCTTCGAGCTCGGCTGCGCCGCCGAGGTCTTCGGCACGGACCGCGCCGGGGTGCCGCGGTACTACGAGTTCGAGGTGTGCGCGGAAACGCCCGGTCCGGTGCCGACCACCGCCGGGTACGCGATGTCGGTGTCGCGGGGACTGTCCGCGCTGGCGTCGGCGGACACGGTGATCATCCCGGGCTGGGCGCCGGTGGAGGCCCCGCTGCCGGACCGCCTGCGCCGCGCGCTGCTGCGGGCGCACGCCCGTGGCGCGCGGCTGGTCACCATCTGCTCGGGGGTGTTCGCGCTGGCCCGAACCGGCCTGCTCGACGGCCGCTCGGCCACCACACACTGGGCACGCGCCGAGCAGTTGCGGCGCGAATTCCCGCGTGTGCGCGTGGAACCGGACCGGCTGTACGTGGACCACGGCGACGTCGCCACCAGCGCCGGCGCGGGCGCGGGCATCGACCTGTGCCTGCACCTGGTCCGGCGGGACCACGGGGCCGCGCACGCCGCGCTCGTGGCCAGGCACATGGTGATGCCGCCGCACCGCGACGGCGGTCAGGTGCAGTACGCCCCGCCCGCCCCGCCGGAGGACACTTTGGACGGACTGCTCGACTGGGCCGCCGCCCGCCTCGGCGAACCGCTGTCGGTGGCCGAGCTGGCCGCGCAGCTCAACGTCTCCCCGCGGACGCTGGCCCGGCGCTTCGCCGAGCAGCTCGGCACCAGCCCGGGCGCGTGGCTGCTGTCCCGCCGCGTGGCCGAGGCCCGCACCCTGCTCGAGGAGACGAACCTGCCGGTGGAGACCATCGCGGCCAGAGTGGGCCTCACGTCGGCGGTCAACCTGCGGCGCCGTTTCCACGCACTGGTCGGCACCACGCCGGGTGCCTACCGGCGCGCGTTCCGCCTCACCTGA
- a CDS encoding cupin domain-containing protein — MHPEILDQEGYTSVSVAEAPVRELFPGIRLRPLWTSPAGAHANVLEMDPGSSWPRRDVHEPGPEEVYVVEGTFNDGARDYPAGTFLHAPAGSWHVPASATGCTLFVFYPEG, encoded by the coding sequence ATGCATCCCGAAATCCTCGACCAGGAGGGCTACACCTCCGTTTCCGTCGCCGAAGCCCCCGTCCGCGAGCTGTTCCCCGGCATCCGGCTGCGTCCACTGTGGACAAGTCCGGCGGGTGCGCACGCCAACGTGCTGGAGATGGACCCCGGCAGCTCGTGGCCGCGCCGGGACGTCCACGAACCGGGACCGGAGGAGGTCTACGTGGTCGAAGGCACCTTCAACGACGGCGCCCGCGACTACCCGGCGGGCACCTTCCTGCACGCCCCGGCCGGTTCGTGGCACGTGCCAGCGTCGGCCACCGGCTGCACGCTGTTCGTGTTCTACCCCGAAGGCTGA
- a CDS encoding DoxX family protein, which produces MNLSLWIVAGVLAAVFVLSGIGKLVVPHGKLAGLRGAGWVNDFSPAFVKALGFFEVLGGAGLVLPAVTGVAPVLVPVAAVGLAIIMAGAATVMIRRREFGHMVANLVYLVLIVFVAWGRFAYPVG; this is translated from the coding sequence ATGAACCTCAGCCTGTGGATCGTCGCCGGTGTGCTGGCCGCCGTTTTTGTCCTTTCGGGCATCGGCAAGCTGGTCGTCCCCCACGGCAAGCTCGCCGGGTTGCGCGGGGCGGGCTGGGTCAACGACTTCAGCCCCGCCTTCGTCAAGGCCCTCGGGTTCTTCGAGGTCCTCGGCGGGGCGGGGCTGGTCCTGCCCGCGGTGACCGGCGTCGCGCCCGTCCTGGTTCCGGTGGCGGCCGTCGGGCTCGCGATCATCATGGCCGGGGCGGCGACGGTGATGATCCGGCGCCGGGAGTTCGGGCACATGGTCGCGAACCTGGTCTACCTCGTGCTGATCGTGTTCGTCGCGTGGGGCCGGTTCGCCTACCCCGTCGGCTGA
- a CDS encoding alpha/beta hydrolase family protein — MIRKLLATSLAALMFAGAFAATGTASAAGELVLPAPTGPAAVGRSTLHLTDHSRRDPWVPERPRELMVSLYYPAQPGTGSPARYLSTEEARLLLEMQHREDLVSPRKLSETRTNARDHARPVPGRHPLLVLSPGFTLPRATLTVLTEDLASRGYLVALVDHAYESSGAAFPGGRMLTCVACAEVERTGDAGYRRVAQTRARDVSFVLDRLGTFGRLVDRGRIGIAGHSIGGNTAAVAMAGDPRFRAGVNLDGEYFEPVTGLSGRPFLMMGTETLHRPDGGDRTWPRDWPRFDGWKRWLTVAGSGHFSFIDLPVLAAQLGVTDPAAPLPGTRSGEITRAYTGAFFDQHLRSLPRPLLDGPSAEQPEVGFHSPQPTG; from the coding sequence ATGATCCGAAAGTTGCTGGCCACCTCGCTGGCCGCGTTGATGTTCGCGGGCGCCTTCGCCGCGACCGGAACCGCCTCGGCCGCCGGCGAACTGGTGCTGCCCGCGCCCACCGGACCCGCCGCCGTCGGCCGGTCCACCCTGCACCTGACCGACCACTCCCGCCGGGATCCGTGGGTGCCGGAGCGGCCCAGGGAGCTGATGGTGTCGCTGTACTACCCGGCCCAGCCGGGCACCGGCTCCCCCGCGCGTTATCTCTCCACTGAGGAAGCCCGCCTGCTGCTGGAAATGCAGCACCGCGAGGATCTCGTTTCCCCGCGAAAGCTCAGCGAGACCCGGACCAACGCCCGTGACCACGCGCGCCCGGTCCCCGGCCGCCACCCCTTGCTCGTGCTGTCGCCCGGTTTCACCCTGCCGCGCGCCACGCTGACCGTGCTGACCGAGGACCTGGCCAGCCGCGGTTACCTGGTCGCGCTGGTGGACCACGCCTACGAGTCCAGCGGGGCCGCGTTCCCCGGCGGGCGCATGCTGACCTGCGTCGCCTGCGCCGAGGTCGAGCGGACCGGCGACGCCGGATACCGCCGGGTCGCGCAGACCCGCGCGCGGGACGTGTCCTTTGTGCTCGATCGGCTGGGCACGTTCGGGCGGCTGGTCGACCGCGGCCGGATCGGCATCGCCGGGCACTCCATCGGCGGCAACACCGCCGCCGTCGCGATGGCGGGCGACCCACGATTCCGCGCCGGGGTCAATCTCGACGGCGAGTACTTCGAGCCGGTCACCGGGCTGTCCGGCAGGCCGTTCCTGATGATGGGCACCGAAACCCTGCACCGGCCGGACGGCGGCGACCGCACCTGGCCGCGGGACTGGCCGCGTTTCGACGGCTGGAAGCGCTGGCTGACGGTGGCCGGTTCGGGGCACTTCAGCTTCATCGACCTGCCGGTGCTCGCCGCGCAGCTCGGCGTGACCGACCCGGCCGCCCCGCTGCCCGGCACGCGGTCGGGTGAGATCACCAGGGCGTACACCGGTGCCTTCTTCGACCAGCACCTGCGGAGCCTGCCGCGGCCGCTGCTCGACGGGCCGTCGGCGGAGCAGCCGGAGGTCGGCTTCCATTCGCCTCAGCCGACGGGGTAG